A part of Rhodamnia argentea isolate NSW1041297 chromosome 8, ASM2092103v1, whole genome shotgun sequence genomic DNA contains:
- the LOC115726548 gene encoding putative pectate lyase 21 isoform X1, producing MTTLPYSDVDFSLRAMAGRAEGFGRLAVGGLHGPLYHVTSLSDDGPGSLREGCRRKEPLWIVFEVSGTICLSSYLSVSSHKTIDGRGQRIKLTGKGLRLKDCENIIICNLEFDGGRGHDVDGIQIKPNSRNIWIDRCSLRDYDDGLIDITRQSTDITVSRCHFSHHDKTMLIGADPSHTMDRCIRVTIHHCFFDGTRQRHPRVRFGKVHLYNNYTRNWGIYAVCASVESQIFSQCNIYEAGQKKKTFEYYTEKAADKEQAVSGLISSEGDSFSNGAQASLQAGFGECGVFHPSEFYPNWTVESPSDSLKYVLQICSDPTDNIPDHQDQSLSGLPSLFSPLSIAK from the exons ATGACGACCTTGCCCTACTCCGACGTCGACTTCAGCTTGAGAGCAATGGCCGGTCGGGCCGAGGGATTCGGCCGGTTGGCCGTCGGCGGCCTCCATGGACCTCTCTATCACGTCACTTCTCTCTCAG ATGATGGTCCTGGATCGCTACGAGAAGGATGCCGGAGAAAAGAGCCATTGTGGATAGTTTTTGAGGTTTCGGGTACCATATGCCTTTCATCTTATTTGAGCGTGTCATCTCACAAGACAATTGATGGCCGAGGTCAAAGGATAAAGCTCACTGGCAAGGGCTTGAGACTGAAGGATTGCGAGAATATTATAATATGCAACCTGGAGTTTGACGGTGGTAGAGGTCATGATGTTGACGGTAtccaaattaaaccaaattcaagGAACATTTGGATAGACCGCTGCAGCCTTCGTGATTATGATGATGGATTGATAGATATCACCCGCCAGAGCACCGACATTACTGTTTCTAG ATGTCACTTTTCACATCATGATAAGACTATGCTTATTGGAGCTGACCCCTCTCATACTATGGATAGATGCATCCGTGTAACCATCCACCATTGCTTCTTTGATGGCACACGGCAAAGGCATCCTCGGGTACGGTTTGGAAAAGTTCATCTGTACAACAATTATACCAGAAACTGGGGCATATATGCTGTTTGTGCGAGTGTAGAATCCCAG ATTTTCTCGCAATGCAATATATATGAAgcaggacaaaagaaaaaaacgtttGAGTATTACACTGAGAAG GCAGCAGATAAGGAGCAGGCAGTATCTGGCTTAATAAGTTCTGAAGGAGACTCATTCTCGAATGGTGCCCAAGCATCGCTGCAAGCTGGGTTTGGAGAATGTGGCGTTTTCCATCCAAGTGAATTTTACCCGAACTGGACAGTAGAATCGCCTTCGGATTCTCTGAAATATGTTCTCCAGATATGCTCAG ATCCGACAGATAATATTCCAGATCATCAGGACCAATCCTTATCAGGACTCCCAAGTCTTTTTTCCCCACTTAGCATAGCTAAATAA
- the LOC115726548 gene encoding putative pectate lyase 21 isoform X2: MTTLPYSDVDFSLRAMAGRAEGFGRLAVGGLHGPLYHVTSLSDDGPGSLREGCRRKEPLWIVFEVSGTICLSSYLSVSSHKTIDGRGQRIKLTGKGLRLKDCENIIICNLEFDGGRGHDVDGIQIKPNSRNIWIDRCSLRDYDDGLIDITRQSTDITVSRCHFSHHDKTMLIGADPSHTMDRCIRVTIHHCFFDGTRQRHPRVRFGKVHLYNNYTRNWGIYAVCASVESQIFSQCNIYEAGQKKKTFEYYTEKAADKEQAVSGLISSEGDSFSNGAQASLQAGFGECGVFHPSEFYPNWTVESPSDSLKYVLQICSGWQSIPRPVDHMVVG, encoded by the exons ATGACGACCTTGCCCTACTCCGACGTCGACTTCAGCTTGAGAGCAATGGCCGGTCGGGCCGAGGGATTCGGCCGGTTGGCCGTCGGCGGCCTCCATGGACCTCTCTATCACGTCACTTCTCTCTCAG ATGATGGTCCTGGATCGCTACGAGAAGGATGCCGGAGAAAAGAGCCATTGTGGATAGTTTTTGAGGTTTCGGGTACCATATGCCTTTCATCTTATTTGAGCGTGTCATCTCACAAGACAATTGATGGCCGAGGTCAAAGGATAAAGCTCACTGGCAAGGGCTTGAGACTGAAGGATTGCGAGAATATTATAATATGCAACCTGGAGTTTGACGGTGGTAGAGGTCATGATGTTGACGGTAtccaaattaaaccaaattcaagGAACATTTGGATAGACCGCTGCAGCCTTCGTGATTATGATGATGGATTGATAGATATCACCCGCCAGAGCACCGACATTACTGTTTCTAG ATGTCACTTTTCACATCATGATAAGACTATGCTTATTGGAGCTGACCCCTCTCATACTATGGATAGATGCATCCGTGTAACCATCCACCATTGCTTCTTTGATGGCACACGGCAAAGGCATCCTCGGGTACGGTTTGGAAAAGTTCATCTGTACAACAATTATACCAGAAACTGGGGCATATATGCTGTTTGTGCGAGTGTAGAATCCCAG ATTTTCTCGCAATGCAATATATATGAAgcaggacaaaagaaaaaaacgtttGAGTATTACACTGAGAAG GCAGCAGATAAGGAGCAGGCAGTATCTGGCTTAATAAGTTCTGAAGGAGACTCATTCTCGAATGGTGCCCAAGCATCGCTGCAAGCTGGGTTTGGAGAATGTGGCGTTTTCCATCCAAGTGAATTTTACCCGAACTGGACAGTAGAATCGCCTTCGGATTCTCTGAAATATGTTCTCCAGATATGCTCAGGTTGGCAATCCATTCCAAGGCCAGTCGATCATATGGTAGTTGGCTAG
- the LOC115726543 gene encoding 3-ketoacyl-CoA synthase 19-like yields MEITLLATMYVLAAAYAVLSLARGLLRRRGQCCYMLGYECYKAPEDTKLTTDECVRVVLRNKNLNLEDYRFLLKTMARSGIGEDSYGPRLVLDGHEEDPTLPDALLELDVVFQQTVSKVLASTGVAPPEIDILIVNVSLFSPAPSLTSRIVNHFKLRDDVKTFNLAGMGCSASLVAIHLVQELFKTQDNAVALVVSTESMGSHWYCGKEKSMIISNCLFRMGGCAVLLTNDRARAKDGALMKLGSSVRIHHGSHDESYGCCIQEEDGQGHQGFRLTKYLVKAAGQALEANLRILLPRVLPIHELVRYILANALAGNPFAKRKAQKVRGGPSLNLNLKSGIDHFCVHPGGKAVIDTVGKGLNLSDYDLEPSRMALHRFGNTSAGGNWYVLGYMEAKKRLKRGDTVLMISLGAGFKSNTCVWEVMRDLERPNVWADSVEDYPAASLENPFMDKYGWIYDDSLNFVRLEEAEMVR; encoded by the exons atggaGATCACACTCCTTGCTACGATGTACGTCCTCGCGGCGGCCTACGCCGTGCTCAGCCTCGCCCGGGGCCTCCTCCGCCGACGCGGGCAGTGCTGCTACATGCTCGGCTACGAGTGCTACAAGGCCCCCGAGGACACGAAGCTCACCACCGACGAGTGCGTCCGTGTCGTCCTCCGCAACAAGAACCTCAACCTGGAGGACTACCGGTTCCTGCTCAAGACGATGGCCCGGTCCGGGATCGGCGAGGACAGCTACGGGCCGAGGCTTGTGCTCGACGGCCACGAGGAGGACCCGACCCTGCCCGATGCCCTCCTGGAGCTCGACGTGGTGTTCCAGCAGACGGTCAGCAAGGTGCTCGCCAGCACCGGGGTGGCGCCGCCCGAGATCGACATCCTCATCGTCAACGTGTCGCTGTTCTCGCCGGCGCCGTCGCTGACGTCAAGGATCGTGAACCACTTCAAGCTCAGGGACGACGTCAAGACCTTCAATCTAGCAG GCATGGGCTGCAGCGCGAGCCTGGTGGCGATCCACCTGGTCCAGGAGCTCTTCAAAACGCAGGACAATGCGGTGGCCCTCGTCGTCAGCACCGAGAGCATGGGCTCCCACTGGTACTGCGGCAAGGAGAAGTCCATGATCATCTCCAACTGCCTCTTCCGCATGGGCGGATGCGCCGTCCTCCTCACCAACGACCGCGCCCGGGCCAAGGACGGGGCCCTCATGAAGCTCGGCAGCTCCGTCCGCATCCACCACGGCTCCCACGACGAGTCCTACGGCTGCTGCATTCAGGAGGAGGACGGGCAGGGCCACCAGGGGTTCCGCCTCACCAAGTACCTCGTCAAGGCCGCCGGGCAGGCCCTCGAGGCGAACCTCCGGATCCTGCTGCCCCGGGTCCTCCCCATCCACGAGCTCGTCCGCTACATACTTGCCAACGCCCTCGCGGGCAACCCGTTCGCCAAGAGAAAGGCTCAGAAGGTCCGCGGCGGCCCAAGCCTCAACTTGAACCTCAAGTCCGGGATTGACCACTTCTGCGTCCACCCGGGAGGTAAGGCGGTGATCGACACGGTCGGGAAGGGTTTGAATCTGAGCGACTACGACCTCGAGCCATCGAGGATGGCGCTGCACCGGTTCGGGAACACGTCGGCGGGCGGGAACTGGTACGTGCTGGGTTACATGGAGGCGAAGAAGCGGCTGAAGAGAGGGGACACGGTGCTGATGATAAGCCTCGGGGCCGGGTTCAAGAGCAACACGTGCGTGTGGGAGGTGATGCGGGATCTCGAAAGGCCGAACGTGTGGGCGGACAGCGTCGAGGACTACCCGGCGGCCAGCCTCGAGAACCCGTTCATGGACAAGTACGGGTGGATCTACGACGACAGCCTCAACTTCGTCCGGCTAGAGGAGGCCGAGATGGTGCGTTGA